In Fusobacteria bacterium ZRK30, the DNA window AGAACGAAAGTTTAAAGGAAAAAATTCAAATCATAGTAGAAAGAAAGGATGTTATCTATAAACTTAATTCAGATGTAGATATATATGAGTGCTCATTTATTGAGGAATGGGAAGAGGAATAAAAAAAATTAGGAGAAAGATGTGAAGATGAAAGAAAAAGTAGATCTGTTTACAGAATTTAATATAAAGGGAATAACTCTGAAAAACAGAGTAGTTTTACCGCCTATGGTAAGGTTCAGCCTCATTGGTAAGGATGGACATATCACCGATGAATTGGTGAAATGGTATGAGAATATTGCTTTGGGAGGAGTCGGAATGATCATCCTGGAAGCCTGCTGTGTTGCCCAAGATGGTAAATTAAGGGATAATCAAATTGGAATATGGGACGATACCTTTATAGAAGGATTGACTAAGATAGCAGATATCTGCCGAAAACACAAAACTCCTACCCTTATCCAGCTCCACCATGCTGGTTTTAAGGAGGAGATAGCTACTGTACCTGAGAAAAAATTAGATGAGATCTTAGAGGAGTTTATTGCAGCTTTTCATAGGGCAAAAAAATGTGGATTTGACGGAATAGAGATCCATGGAGCACATACCTATCTTATATCCCAGCTACATTCTAAACTTTGGAATAAAAGAAAAGATAAATATGGTGACAGGCTGTATTTTACACGTGAACTGATAAGGAGAACAAAGGATATCTTTGATGACAACTTTATTCTAGGGATCAGAATAGGTGGGAATGAGCCTACCTTAGAAGAGGGAATCTATATTGCAAAAGAGGTTGAAGCAGCAGGGGTGGATCTGATCCATGTATCCAGCGGTGTCCCTGATCCTAGTTTTAAACAGGACAGAAAGATAGATATGCCGTCAGAATTTCCTCTGGACTGGGTAGTATATCTGGGAGTAGAGATAAAAAAACACGTTAAAATACCTGTAATAGCTGTAAGAGCTATAAAAAAAGAGGTAGAAGCCAGCTATCTGATTGAAAATAATCTAGTGGATCTAGTTGCCATTGGAAGAGCCATGATATCTAGACCTCACTGGATCTCTTGGGCTAAGAAAAAATATAGGTTTAGGAAAAACACAGGCGGGAAACTCTTATAAATTCAGTTTAACAGTAAAAAAATAGGAGAAATAATATGGATGAATTTTATAATGCACTTATTGAATATTTAAATGTAAGCGGATATTATCAAAGGATTTTTGTTGTAGGAATAATAATGGTGCTGACTTTAATAATAGCTATTATTATGCACTATATTACAAATTATATAATAAAAAACCATTTGATTAAATTGATTGAAAAAAGTGAGACTAAGTGGGATGACTTTTTAATAGAGAACAATGTTTTCAAATATTTAAATGCTTTAGTGCCGTTAATTGTTTTTCAGATTATGATAAAGAAACTAAATTTCTTTAAAACTTTCTTTGAAAAAACTCTAGATATAGGAATGGTAATAATATTTACCCTTATTGCAAATGGGATTTTGTCGGTATTTAGTGATATCTATAGTACATACAGTATCTCTAAAAGGCGACCTATCAAGAGTTATCTCCAGGTTATGAGCTTATTTTTAGTGATTGTAGCTGCAACAATATCTGTGGGGATAGTTATGGATAAATCCCCTCTTAAAATTTTAAGCGGGATAGGTGCAATGACAGCTGTAATTATGCTGATATTCAAAGATGCTATCCTGGGATTTGTTGCCAGTATTCAACTGGCGGCTAATAATATGGTCGGGATAGGAGACTGGATTGAGATGCCAAACCAGCTGGCTGACGGAGATGTAATAGAGATCAATTTAACCAATGTAAAGGTCCAAAATTTTGATAAGACTATTACAACTATTCCTAGTTACGCCCTTGTGAGCAATTCATTTCGAAACTGGAAGGGGATGCAGTCTACAGGAAGCAGGAGGATAAAAAGATCGATATTTTTAGACAGTAACAGTGTAAAGTTTTTATCTTCAGAGGAAGTTAAAGAGTATAAAAAAATTGATCTTTTAAAGGAATATATTGAAAGAAAGGAAAAGGAGATAGGGAATTCCAATAGAGGTAAAAATGTTATGTTTTCTCCTATTAACGGTAGAAGGCTTACAAATATTGGAATATTCAGGGCTTATGTTGAACTATATCTAAAAAATAGTCCCTATATCAATCAAAATTTGACCCTGTTAGTCAGACAGCAGGAACCTACATTTCAAGGGATCCCCCTTGAGATATACTGCTTTGCCAAAACAATTGTGTGGCAGGAATATGAAGGGATTCAATCGGATCTCTTTGAACATCTAATACCAACAATCCATGAATTTGATCTGGCAGTATTTCAAAATCCTACTGGGAATGATCTGAGGTTGTTAAGAAAATAAGAGGCTGAGGCCTCTTTTTTTCTTAATCTGAGAAATTATAAAAATTTCGATTATACTTAACTAGATGGAACATCAAGTGCCTTTTTTTTAGAAAAAATAATTTCTTTAAGTAAAAACTGTAGTATACTGGAAGTGAAAAAAATTGTTTTATAATTATATATAAATTAAACTAACTTAAGTAATAAAGGAGAAGATGTATGAAGAGTGAAAAAGAAAAGATGTTGGACGGGGAATTATATTTTTCCGGAGATCAAAACCTTATGGATGACAGGCTCATGGCAAGGATGTTAATTTCTGAGTATAATTCTACCAAACCCATAGAGGAGGAGGAAAGAAAAGAAATTCTGAAAAGATTGGTTGTTGCCAAGGGAGATATAAAAATAGAACCACCATTTTATTGTGACTATGGATATAATATAGAGGTTGGAGAAAATTTTTATGCCAATTTTTCATGCACTATATTGGATGTGAACAGAGTAATCATCGGTGACAATGTGATGTTTGGACCAAATGTCCAAGTGTATACAGCAACTCATCCCTTAGATGCTGAGGAGAGGATAAAAGGACTGGAATCTTCTAAACCTATCGCAATAGGTAACAATGTATGGATTGGTGGAGGAGCTGTAATTCTACCAGGGGTAACCATTGGGAATAATACCACTATAGGAGCAGGAAGTGTTGTAACCAAAGATATTCCGGGAAATGTCTTTGCCGGGGGAAATCCTTGTAAGATTATAAAAAAATTATAAAGTTTATTGATGAATTTCCAGATTGCTGATATGAATAGTAAAAATCTTAGGGAGAAAATTTCTCCCTTTTTTTGTTCATAAAGAGAGGATGTAGTTTTATTTTAGAAGATATGATAAGATGATTTTGAGTAAAATATCATCTTATTTCTAAAAAGACCGATAATTAAATAATATAAAATTAAAATATAGGAGCTAAAATGAACGAATTAAAATCATTTATAAAATATTATAAACCCCATATTAAATTACTGATATTTACATTGACCTGTGCTGTACTACTTGCATCATTGGATTTAATTTTTCCAAAAGTAATTCAGATAGTAATCGATAAAGTAATCCCGGCAAAAGACCTGAAAACATTTTATTATATATCTGTTGGGTTAATATTCATGTACTTACTGAGATATGCTGTAAGCTACTGTCAGTTATATTATGGAAATATTCTGGGAATTAAGATAGAGACCAGGATGAGGAAAGAACTCTTCTCCCATATTCAAAAATTATCTTTTAGTTATTTTGACAACAATAAAACTGGGGTAATTATGTCAAAATTAGTAAATGATCTGAGTGGAATATCGGAGTTAGCTAATCATGGTCCTATCGATCTTTTTATTGCTGTAATTAGGTTAGCAGGAGCATTTGCATTGATGCTCAGCTTAAACGTGAAATTGACCTTGGTTATATTTTCAGTTTTACCATTTATGATCTACTTTTCTATTACTCAAAAATGGAAGATGAAGATGGCATTTGCCAAAACCAGAAAAAAAATAGCAGATATAAATTCCTGTGTGGAGGAAAGCATCGGCGGGATCAGGATAGTAAAACAGTTTAACAATGAAAATTATGAAATAGATAAATTCGAGGAAAAAAACCAGGAATTTCAAGAAGCTAAAAAAGAAACTTATAAAACTACTGCTGTTTTCTTCTCAGGAATCCATATATTTATGAATCTTATGCAATTTATAGTGGTTTTTTACGGAGGTTATTTAATATTACACGGTGAGTTAACCTATGGTATTTTGATTAGTTTTTTACTGTATTCCTATAGATTTATGGAGCCTATCAGAAAGATGATGATCTTAGTTCAAAGTTATCAAAAAGGAATGGCAGGATATAGAAGGTTTCAGGAGATGATGGGAATAACTCCACAGATAAAAGAGATGGAAAATCCATTAGTTTTAAAAGAGATAAAAGGAGAGATAGAGCTCCAGGATGTAAATTTTTCCTATAAAAAATCATCTTTAATTTTAAATAAGTTTAATTTAAAGATAGAACCTGGGGAAAATATAGCCATAGTAGGATCCAGTGGTGTAGGAA includes these proteins:
- a CDS encoding sugar O-acetyltransferase, which encodes MKSEKEKMLDGELYFSGDQNLMDDRLMARMLISEYNSTKPIEEEERKEILKRLVVAKGDIKIEPPFYCDYGYNIEVGENFYANFSCTILDVNRVIIGDNVMFGPNVQVYTATHPLDAEERIKGLESSKPIAIGNNVWIGGGAVILPGVTIGNNTTIGAGSVVTKDIPGNVFAGGNPCKIIKKL
- a CDS encoding mechanosensitive ion channel family protein, whose protein sequence is MDEFYNALIEYLNVSGYYQRIFVVGIIMVLTLIIAIIMHYITNYIIKNHLIKLIEKSETKWDDFLIENNVFKYLNALVPLIVFQIMIKKLNFFKTFFEKTLDIGMVIIFTLIANGILSVFSDIYSTYSISKRRPIKSYLQVMSLFLVIVAATISVGIVMDKSPLKILSGIGAMTAVIMLIFKDAILGFVASIQLAANNMVGIGDWIEMPNQLADGDVIEINLTNVKVQNFDKTITTIPSYALVSNSFRNWKGMQSTGSRRIKRSIFLDSNSVKFLSSEEVKEYKKIDLLKEYIERKEKEIGNSNRGKNVMFSPINGRRLTNIGIFRAYVELYLKNSPYINQNLTLLVRQQEPTFQGIPLEIYCFAKTIVWQEYEGIQSDLFEHLIPTIHEFDLAVFQNPTGNDLRLLRK
- a CDS encoding ABC transporter ATP-binding protein/permease → MNELKSFIKYYKPHIKLLIFTLTCAVLLASLDLIFPKVIQIVIDKVIPAKDLKTFYYISVGLIFMYLLRYAVSYCQLYYGNILGIKIETRMRKELFSHIQKLSFSYFDNNKTGVIMSKLVNDLSGISELANHGPIDLFIAVIRLAGAFALMLSLNVKLTLVIFSVLPFMIYFSITQKWKMKMAFAKTRKKIADINSCVEESIGGIRIVKQFNNENYEIDKFEEKNQEFQEAKKETYKTTAVFFSGIHIFMNLMQFIVVFYGGYLILHGELTYGILISFLLYSYRFMEPIRKMMILVQSYQKGMAGYRRFQEMMGITPQIKEMENPLVLKEIKGEIELQDVNFSYKKSSLILNKFNLKIEPGENIAIVGSSGVGKSTISNLIPRFYDIDSGRITIDGMDISKINLISLRENIGIVPQEAFLFGGTIGDNIRYGKLDATEEELTDAAKKANIYEFIISLPKGFDTLVGERGVKLSGGQKQRISIARIFLKNPKILILDEATASLDNITEKLIQEALMTLSKNRTTITIAHRLSTIINSDRIVVMDKEGVVETGTHEELLKLEGSYAKLYR
- a CDS encoding NADH:flavin oxidoreductase is translated as MKEKVDLFTEFNIKGITLKNRVVLPPMVRFSLIGKDGHITDELVKWYENIALGGVGMIILEACCVAQDGKLRDNQIGIWDDTFIEGLTKIADICRKHKTPTLIQLHHAGFKEEIATVPEKKLDEILEEFIAAFHRAKKCGFDGIEIHGAHTYLISQLHSKLWNKRKDKYGDRLYFTRELIRRTKDIFDDNFILGIRIGGNEPTLEEGIYIAKEVEAAGVDLIHVSSGVPDPSFKQDRKIDMPSEFPLDWVVYLGVEIKKHVKIPVIAVRAIKKEVEASYLIENNLVDLVAIGRAMISRPHWISWAKKKYRFRKNTGGKLL